A single region of the Plantactinospora soyae genome encodes:
- a CDS encoding TetR/AcrR family transcriptional regulator has product MPEQQQSMIWMRPEQARVGRPAERSRVEITTAALKVADREGLEAVSMRRVAAALGTGAASLYRYVATRDDLLDLMTDSVAGEYDLPAPSGDWQADLLAIAHQARRIMRRHPWLPTLVITRPTLGPHGIGLLEQVLDVLADHPAEPARKLEAFALLNALTALFVQNELAATGPDTGRQFRYLQHVASAGDHPRITALLAAIPSGDKPRDRFDAVLAGALTSVLGG; this is encoded by the coding sequence GTGCCGGAACAGCAGCAATCGATGATCTGGATGCGGCCGGAGCAGGCGCGGGTCGGGCGCCCGGCCGAGCGCAGCCGCGTCGAGATCACCACTGCCGCGCTGAAGGTGGCCGACCGGGAGGGTCTCGAGGCTGTCTCGATGCGTCGCGTCGCCGCCGCCCTGGGCACTGGCGCCGCTTCCCTCTATCGCTACGTGGCCACCCGCGACGACCTGCTCGACCTGATGACCGACAGCGTCGCGGGCGAGTACGACCTACCCGCCCCCAGCGGCGACTGGCAGGCCGACCTGCTCGCGATCGCCCACCAGGCCCGCCGGATCATGCGACGCCACCCCTGGCTGCCGACCCTGGTCATCACCCGCCCCACCCTCGGCCCGCACGGGATCGGCCTGCTGGAGCAGGTGCTCGACGTACTCGCCGACCATCCGGCCGAACCCGCCCGGAAGCTTGAGGCATTCGCTCTGCTGAACGCGCTGACCGCACTGTTCGTCCAGAACGAACTCGCCGCCACCGGGCCCGACACCGGGCGGCAGTTCAGGTATCTGCAGCACGTGGCCAGCGCGGGGGACCACCCCCGGATCACCGCCCTGCTCGCCGCCATCCCGTCCGGCGACAAGCCCCGGGACCGGTTCGATGCCGTACTCGCCGGTGCCCTGACCAGCGTGCTCGGCGGGTGA